One part of the Oncorhynchus kisutch isolate 150728-3 unplaced genomic scaffold, Okis_V2 scaffold1217, whole genome shotgun sequence genome encodes these proteins:
- the LOC116365273 gene encoding TOG array regulator of axonemal microtubules protein 1-like isoform X1, whose protein sequence is MSGPRTPAPPPTKPRSKQPRPIRFLSLPKAATGSDNKAASEPKGQIKNQARLQPLSNPEQALTKTFKLLHSASDDWEKKIEGLTFLRVMAQNHMDILMPKLHDICLAIINEVKNLRSAVSCAAMATLGDMYVHLQRAMDSEVEGTARVLLHKASEANAFIRQGANFALGHMVQSCTPTHVMNALLVGGLSHRNAAVRSCTAQHLERLAEVMGTARLLSGKKDLTDRFLIAVSKLAVDPSQEVRLFCLLMAAVGIQAQQTPSINDLNAECLGNVIRLSVAPLFEDVDAVFNDTQIINLTPGPCYSVWIQL, encoded by the exons ATGTCGGGACCCCGGACCCCTGCTCCCCCTCCTACCAAGCCCAGGAGCAAACAGCCTCGGCCTATAAGGTTCCTTAGCCTGCCAAAGGCTGCCACCGGCTCAG ACAATAAGGCAGCCAGTGAGCCAAAGGGTCAAATTAAGAACCAGGCCAGATTGCAGCCCCTGTCCAACCCAGAGCAGGCCCTGACTAAGACCTTCAAGCTGCTCCACTCTGCCTCTGATGACTG GGAGAAGAAGATCGAGGGCTTGACCTTTCTCCGTGTGATGGCTCAGAACCACATGGACATACTGATGCCTAAACTCCATGATATCTGTCTTGCCATTATAAATGAG GTGAAGAACCTGCGCTCTGCAGTGTCCTGTGCTGCCATGGCCACACTGGGTGACATGTACGTCCACCTCCAGAGGGCCATGGACAGTGAGGTGGAGGGGACGGCACGCGTGCTGCTGCACAAAGCCAGCGAGGCCAACGCCTTCATCCGGCAGGGCGCCAACTTTGCCCTGGGTCACATGGTGCAGAGCTGCACCCCTACACATGTCATGAATGCCCTGCTGGTCGGTGggctgag CCACCGTAACGCTGCGGTGAGGAGCTGCACTGCTCAGCACCTGGAGAGACTGGCTGAGGTCATGGGGACGGCTCGTCTCCTGTCGGGGAAGAAAGACCTCACTGACCGTTTCTTGATTGCCGTCAGTAAACTGGCTGTGGACCCTTCACAGGAAGTCAG GTTGTTTTGCCTATTGATGGCAGCTGTGGGCATACAAGCACAACAGACACCTTCTATAA ATGACCTCAACGCTGAATGCCTTGGTAACGTTATTCGTTTGAGTGTCGCTCCTCTTTTTGAAGATGTTGACGCTGTCTTCA ATGACACACAAATCATAAACCTGACGCCTGGCCCTTGCTACTCAGTGTGGATTCAGCTTTAA
- the LOC116365273 gene encoding uncharacterized protein LOC116365273 isoform X3 gives MKSVIENLRKQNMALNQQDDQDKFSSFGYQESYPISEGHRGFISDARLLQMQRAEREAMEAKQRKISAIHENYVRTALIGVGSTFAHHFVPSIQCIPRPKAPPRPLPRRLEHIALAPLKNVVGVDGAQVRPGTHSLESIQVNKSFSSSSVWPVPIPPTGAPSKRGKKKKGRRGVKALKVQSDQGCADNNGPIDLMEEVRDRKVEHEVKAMGRRSLGSAMSTGEIATSSLGSLSSVDMNTPAELRDYLDVGTPDPCSPSYQAQEQTASAYKVP, from the exons ATGAAGAGCGTCATCGAAAACCTGAGGAAGCAAAACATGGCTTTAAACCAACAGGATGACCAGGACAAGTTTTCAAGTTTT GGCTATCAGGAGAGCTACCCAATCTCAGAGGGCCATCGTGGCTTCATCAGTGATGCCAGACTTCTGCAGatgcagagagctgagagagaggccaTGGAAGCAAAGCAAAGAAAGATAAGTGCTATCCATGAGAATTATGTCCGGACTGCTCTCATCGGGGTTGGCAGCACCTTCGCGCACCACTTCGTCCCCTCTATTCAGTGCATTCCGCGGCCGAAAGCTCCACCGAGGCCTTTGCCACGAAGGCTTGAGCACATAGCTCTGGCCCCACTGAAGAACGTGGTGGGGGTGGACGGAGCCCAAGTTCGACCCGGAACTCACTCTCTGGAGTCCATCCAGGTAAATAAGTCATTCAGCAGCAGTAGCGTGTGGCCTGTTCCCATCCCTCCCACTGGAGCTCCCTCCAAGAGGGGCAAGAAGAAGAAGGGCAGGCGGGGAGTCAAAGCCCTGAAAGTCCAGTCGGATCAGGGCTGTGCTGACAACAACGGACCCATTGAcctgatggaggaggtgagggacagGAAG GTGGAACATGAGGTGAAGGCCATGGGCAGGAGAAGTTTGGGCTCAGCCATGTCCACGGGGGAAATAGCAACCAGCTCTCTGGGAAGCCTGAGCTCAGTGGATATGAACACCCCTGCGGAGCTCCGTGACTACTTGGATGTCGGGACCCCGGACCCCTGCTCCCCCTCCTACCAAGCCCAGGAGCAAACAGCCTCGGCCTATAAGGTTCCTTAG
- the LOC116365273 gene encoding uncharacterized protein LOC116365273 isoform X2, with product MAYRGRKSSEFDKLQKKNSQMKSVIENLRKQNMALNQQDDQDKFSSFGYQESYPISEGHRGFISDARLLQMQRAEREAMEAKQRKISAIHENYVRTALIGVGSTFAHHFVPSIQCIPRPKAPPRPLPRRLEHIALAPLKNVVGVDGAQVRPGTHSLESIQVNKSFSSSSVWPVPIPPTGAPSKRGKKKKGRRGVKALKVQSDQGCADNNGPIDLMEEVRDRKVEHEVKAMGRRSLGSAMSTGEIATSSLGSLSSVDMNTPAELRDYLDVGTPDPCSPSYQAQEQTASAYKVP from the exons ATGGCTTATCGAGGGAGAAAATCAAGTGAGTTTGACAAACTCCAGAAGAAGAACTCACAGATGAAGAGCGTCATCGAAAACCTGAGGAAGCAAAACATGGCTTTAAACCAACAGGATGACCAGGACAAGTTTTCAAGTTTT GGCTATCAGGAGAGCTACCCAATCTCAGAGGGCCATCGTGGCTTCATCAGTGATGCCAGACTTCTGCAGatgcagagagctgagagagaggccaTGGAAGCAAAGCAAAGAAAGATAAGTGCTATCCATGAGAATTATGTCCGGACTGCTCTCATCGGGGTTGGCAGCACCTTCGCGCACCACTTCGTCCCCTCTATTCAGTGCATTCCGCGGCCGAAAGCTCCACCGAGGCCTTTGCCACGAAGGCTTGAGCACATAGCTCTGGCCCCACTGAAGAACGTGGTGGGGGTGGACGGAGCCCAAGTTCGACCCGGAACTCACTCTCTGGAGTCCATCCAGGTAAATAAGTCATTCAGCAGCAGTAGCGTGTGGCCTGTTCCCATCCCTCCCACTGGAGCTCCCTCCAAGAGGGGCAAGAAGAAGAAGGGCAGGCGGGGAGTCAAAGCCCTGAAAGTCCAGTCGGATCAGGGCTGTGCTGACAACAACGGACCCATTGAcctgatggaggaggtgagggacagGAAG GTGGAACATGAGGTGAAGGCCATGGGCAGGAGAAGTTTGGGCTCAGCCATGTCCACGGGGGAAATAGCAACCAGCTCTCTGGGAAGCCTGAGCTCAGTGGATATGAACACCCCTGCGGAGCTCCGTGACTACTTGGATGTCGGGACCCCGGACCCCTGCTCCCCCTCCTACCAAGCCCAGGAGCAAACAGCCTCGGCCTATAAGGTTCCTTAG